TAAAACAGCATTTTATATATTATACTAGCAATAATATATGCAATGCATTTATTGTACTGACTAGCGATGTAATTAAAAAGTTAAATATTGTGTATAAAAAATGCCTAGATTTTCATAGGTGGTATAAATGGCTGACGCAGATATGAGAGAAAGGGTAAATACAGGTATTCCAGGCCTGGATGAGATGCTACGTGGAGGATACTTCAAAGGTACGGTAAATGTGGTATCGGGTGATTCAGGTACAGGTAAGACCATATTTGGAACCCAGTTCATCCTCGAAGGGGCAAAGAAAGGCGAAAAAGTGATGTGCATAATCACTTCTGAAGAATCGAAATCTATTGTCAGGGAAATGTATACTTCATTTGGTTGGAACCTAGAAGAATACGTTAATAAAGGTTTAATTGTCTTTGTCGACATCACCGATCCAAGCCTTAGATTGCAGAAAAGTGTGGAGATTGCACCATCTGAGCTTATCAAGAGTTTCAAAAAACTCGTGGAAAGCAAGA
This DNA window, taken from Methanomethylovorans hollandica DSM 15978, encodes the following:
- a CDS encoding RAD55 family ATPase; amino-acid sequence: MADADMRERVNTGIPGLDEMLRGGYFKGTVNVVSGDSGTGKTIFGTQFILEGAKKGEKVMCIITSEESKSIVREMYTSFGWNLEEYVNKGLIVFVDITDPSLRLQKSVEIAPSELIKSFKKLVESKIEEIQPSRIFIDSIEALFLAIESNYKLRTLIDDVFGVFRKHEVTSVITVGAMYGLDSMVEYGADSVVKLGRIIAGNNLQRSIYVMKMRGSGTINEVRVLNISDSGMQVLAQSPYLE